The proteins below come from a single Parageobacillus thermoglucosidasius genomic window:
- the grpE gene encoding nucleotide exchange factor GrpE, with amino-acid sequence MEKERDVAQEQATYEQESPNAERQEELKENEHQEKNAPEEQEKVREENGRQDAQKDEIGDPEKAKEEQNEELAAANAKIAELEAKIKEMENRYLRLYADFENFRRRTRREMEAAEKYRAQSLVSDLLPVLDNFERALKIKAEDEQAKSILQGMEMVYRSVLDALKKEGVEAIEAVGKPFDPHLHQAVMQVEDSNYEPNTVVEELQKGYKLKDRVIRPAMVKVSQ; translated from the coding sequence ATGGAGAAAGAACGCGATGTGGCGCAAGAACAAGCTACATACGAACAGGAGTCGCCAAATGCAGAGCGGCAAGAGGAACTAAAGGAGAATGAGCATCAGGAGAAAAACGCGCCAGAAGAGCAGGAAAAGGTCCGGGAAGAAAACGGCCGGCAGGATGCGCAAAAAGATGAAATAGGCGATCCGGAAAAAGCGAAAGAAGAACAAAACGAAGAATTGGCGGCGGCAAACGCCAAAATTGCCGAATTGGAAGCGAAAATAAAAGAGATGGAAAACCGCTATCTTCGTTTATATGCTGATTTTGAAAATTTCCGCCGCCGCACGCGACGAGAAATGGAAGCGGCAGAAAAATACCGCGCCCAGAGCTTAGTTAGCGATCTTTTGCCTGTTTTGGACAACTTTGAACGCGCGTTAAAAATAAAGGCGGAAGACGAACAAGCCAAATCGATTTTGCAAGGAATGGAAATGGTGTACCGTTCCGTATTGGACGCGCTGAAAAAAGAAGGAGTCGAAGCGATCGAAGCGGTCGGCAAACCGTTCGACCCGCATTTGCATCAGGCGGTGATGCAAGTGGAAGACAGCAACTATGAGCCGAACACGGTTGTGGAAGAGCTGCAAAAAGGCTATAAGCTAAAAGATCGCGTCATTCGTCCAGCAATGGTCAAAGTGAGCCAATAA
- the rpsU gene encoding 30S ribosomal protein S21, with protein sequence MSKTIVRKNESIDDALRRFKRAVSKTGTLQEIRKREFYEKPSVRRKKKSEAARKRKH encoded by the coding sequence ATGTCAAAAACAATCGTTCGCAAAAACGAATCCATTGATGACGCTCTTCGTCGCTTCAAACGTGCCGTTTCGAAAACAGGTACATTGCAAGAAATCAGAAAGCGCGAATTTTATGAAAAGCCAAGCGTCAGACGGAAGAAAAAATCTGAAGCGGCTAGAAAGCGCAAGCATTAA
- the hrcA gene encoding heat-inducible transcriptional repressor HrcA, giving the protein MLTDRQLLILQVIIDDFIRSGQPVGSRALSKKHEISLSSATIRNEMADLEELGYIEKTHVSSGRVPSEKGYRYYVDHLLSPQRLTQEDIQKIKSIFAERIYELEKVVQKSAQILSDLTNYTSIALGPAVKDNKLKRIQIIPLNKQTAVAIIVTDTGHVENHVITVPASVDPSDLEKMVNILNERLIGVPLIDLKDKIYKEVADVLRMHIHNYDSMLKTIADTLDIPQEEKMFFAGKTNMLNQPEFSDIQKVRSLMKMIEQEKDFYRLLRKHNRKGIQVTIGRENQLSGMENCSLITATYSIGKEQLGTIAILGPTRMEYSRVITILNRVASDLSTVLTKWYQNN; this is encoded by the coding sequence GTGTTAACGGATCGCCAACTGCTTATTTTGCAAGTCATCATTGATGATTTTATTCGTTCAGGGCAGCCTGTCGGTTCGCGGGCGTTGTCAAAAAAACATGAAATTTCTTTGAGCTCGGCGACGATCCGCAATGAAATGGCTGATTTAGAAGAGCTTGGATATATCGAAAAAACACATGTTTCATCGGGCAGAGTGCCGTCAGAAAAAGGTTATCGCTATTATGTCGACCATTTGTTGTCCCCGCAGCGTTTGACGCAGGAAGACATTCAAAAAATCAAATCTATTTTTGCTGAACGGATTTATGAACTGGAGAAAGTCGTGCAAAAATCGGCGCAAATTTTATCTGATTTAACGAATTATACGTCGATCGCCCTTGGGCCTGCCGTGAAAGACAATAAGCTGAAGCGGATTCAAATCATTCCGCTGAATAAGCAAACGGCTGTTGCGATTATTGTGACTGACACAGGCCATGTCGAAAACCATGTAATTACTGTTCCTGCTTCCGTAGACCCTTCTGACCTAGAAAAAATGGTCAATATTTTAAACGAACGGTTGATCGGCGTTCCGCTTATAGATTTAAAAGATAAAATTTATAAAGAAGTGGCGGACGTTTTGCGCATGCATATTCATAACTATGACAGCATGTTGAAAACCATTGCTGATACGCTGGACATCCCGCAAGAAGAGAAAATGTTTTTTGCCGGGAAAACGAATATGTTAAACCAGCCTGAATTTAGCGATATTCAAAAAGTCCGTTCACTAATGAAAATGATAGAGCAAGAAAAAGATTTTTATCGGTTGTTGCGCAAACATAACCGAAAAGGAATTCAAGTAACGATCGGGCGGGAAAATCAGCTAAGCGGAATGGAAAACTGCAGCCTTATTACCGCTACGTATTCAATCGGCAAAGAGCAGCTCGGGACGATTGCCATCCTTGGCCCGACGCGGATGGAATATTCCCGCGTCATTACCATCTTAAACCGAGTCGCTTCCGATTTATCGACCGTGTTGACCAAATGGTATCAAAACAATTAA
- a CDS encoding 16S rRNA (uracil(1498)-N(3))-methyltransferase, with amino-acid sequence MQRYFVPDDQVENDHLIIQGDDYHHIVHVMRMEKGSKLICVLSCHKTALCQIEQITNERVIVRVEEWINEQTELPVQIYIAHGLPKGDKLELVIQKGTELGAASFIPFMAARSIVKWDAKKANKKLERWKKIAKEAAEQSHRGKIPDIHAPMTIDELVEFAKIADYRLFAYEEEAKQGNHRTLAAILRQMKHGQSLLAVFGPEGGFSGEEVELLKQHGFFSCSLGPRILRTETAPLYLLAAASYQFELQ; translated from the coding sequence TTGCAACGGTATTTTGTTCCAGACGACCAAGTGGAAAACGACCATCTGATTATTCAAGGCGATGATTACCACCATATTGTTCACGTCATGCGCATGGAAAAAGGAAGCAAATTAATTTGCGTTCTCTCTTGCCATAAAACGGCGCTTTGCCAGATTGAACAAATTACCAATGAGCGTGTAATTGTCCGTGTTGAAGAATGGATAAATGAACAAACGGAACTGCCGGTTCAAATTTATATCGCCCACGGGCTGCCGAAAGGAGATAAACTGGAGCTGGTGATTCAAAAAGGCACGGAACTTGGTGCTGCTTCGTTTATTCCTTTTATGGCGGCTCGCTCTATTGTCAAATGGGATGCCAAAAAAGCCAATAAAAAGCTGGAACGTTGGAAAAAGATCGCAAAAGAAGCGGCGGAACAGTCACACCGCGGGAAAATTCCTGATATACACGCGCCGATGACGATCGATGAACTGGTGGAATTTGCTAAAATCGCCGATTACCGGCTTTTTGCTTATGAAGAAGAAGCAAAACAAGGAAACCATCGAACGCTTGCTGCCATTTTGCGGCAGATGAAGCACGGGCAATCGCTCCTGGCCGTTTTTGGCCCGGAAGGCGGATTTTCCGGCGAAGAAGTGGAGCTGCTTAAACAGCATGGCTTTTTTTCCTGCAGCCTTGGGCCGCGGATTTTGCGGACTGAAACGGCGCCGCTTTATCTTTTGGCGGCTGCTTCGTATCAATTTGAACTACAGTGA
- the mtaB gene encoding tRNA (N(6)-L-threonylcarbamoyladenosine(37)-C(2))-methylthiotransferase MtaB, producing the protein MPTVAFHTLGCKVNHYETEAIWQLFKKAGYERKDFDSMADVYVINTCTVTNTGDKKSRQVIRRAIRRNPDAVVCVTGCYAQTSPAEVMAIPGVDIVIGTQDRGKILEYVEQFQRERRPINAVHNIMKTRVFEEMDVPEFSDRTRASLKIQEGCNNFCTFCIIPWARGLMRSRDPQEIIRQAQQLVNAGYKEIVLTGIHTGGYGTDMKDYNFAALLRDLDEQVVGLKRLRISSIEASQITDEVIDVLRRSDKIVRHLHIPLQSGSNTVLKRMRRKYTTEFFAERLARLREVFPELAITSDVIVGFPGETEEEFMETYNFVREQRFSELHVFPYSKRTGTPAARMPNQVDEDVKHDRVRRLIALSDQLAKEYASQFEGQVLEVIPEERDKENLESGLYIGYTDNYLKVRFPATEEMVGEIVKVKITKAGYPYNEGEFVRVVADDIPQSVKLSS; encoded by the coding sequence ATGCCAACAGTTGCATTTCATACGCTTGGATGCAAAGTAAACCATTATGAAACGGAAGCGATTTGGCAGTTGTTCAAAAAAGCTGGCTACGAACGTAAAGATTTTGACAGCATGGCTGATGTTTATGTCATCAATACATGCACAGTGACGAACACAGGCGATAAAAAAAGCCGCCAAGTCATACGCCGCGCGATCCGGAGAAATCCAGACGCTGTCGTTTGCGTGACAGGATGTTACGCGCAAACATCTCCGGCAGAAGTGATGGCGATTCCGGGTGTGGATATTGTGATCGGCACGCAAGACCGTGGCAAAATTTTAGAATATGTGGAACAGTTTCAGCGCGAACGCCGGCCGATTAACGCTGTGCACAACATTATGAAAACGCGCGTGTTTGAAGAAATGGACGTTCCGGAGTTTAGCGACCGGACGCGCGCCTCGCTGAAAATTCAAGAAGGATGCAATAATTTTTGCACGTTTTGCATCATTCCATGGGCGCGCGGCTTAATGCGTTCCCGCGACCCGCAAGAAATCATCCGGCAAGCGCAGCAGCTTGTCAACGCCGGCTATAAAGAAATTGTGTTGACAGGCATCCATACAGGCGGCTACGGAACGGATATGAAAGACTACAATTTTGCAGCGCTTCTTCGCGATTTGGATGAGCAAGTTGTCGGTTTAAAACGGCTCCGCATTTCATCAATTGAAGCGAGCCAAATCACCGATGAAGTGATCGACGTGCTCCGCCGTTCCGATAAGATTGTGCGCCATTTGCACATCCCGCTTCAATCCGGTTCGAATACGGTGTTAAAACGGATGCGCCGCAAATACACAACGGAATTTTTTGCGGAGCGGCTGGCGCGTTTGCGCGAAGTTTTCCCGGAACTTGCGATAACATCAGACGTGATCGTTGGTTTTCCGGGCGAGACGGAAGAAGAATTTATGGAGACATACAACTTTGTGCGTGAACAGCGTTTTTCCGAACTTCACGTTTTCCCGTACTCGAAACGGACGGGTACGCCAGCTGCACGCATGCCAAATCAAGTGGATGAGGACGTAAAACACGATCGCGTCCGCCGCTTAATTGCGCTGTCCGATCAGCTCGCAAAAGAATACGCTTCGCAGTTTGAAGGGCAAGTGCTCGAGGTCATACCAGAAGAGCGGGATAAAGAAAACTTGGAAAGCGGGTTGTACATCGGATATACGGACAACTATTTGAAAGTGAGATTCCCGGCTACAGAGGAAATGGTTGGAGAGATCGTGAAAGTGAAAATTACAAAAGCCGGATATCCGTATAATGAAGGGGAATTTGTCCGCGTTGTTGCTGATGACATCCCGCAATCCGTAAAATTAAGCTCATAA
- the deoC gene encoding deoxyribose-phosphate aldolase — protein sequence MENNIAKMIDHTLLKADTTKAQIVKLCEEAKQYGFASVCVNPTWVATAAELLKGTDVKVCTVIGFPLGANTPETKAFETKNAIENGATEVDMVINIGALKDGNDDLVERDIRAVVEAAKGKALVKVIIETCLLTEEEKVRACQLAVKAGADYVKTSTGFSTGGATTEDVALMRKTVGQNIGVKASGGVRDIKSAMAMVEAGATRIGTSSGAAIVAGKTAASDY from the coding sequence ATGGAAAATAATATTGCAAAAATGATTGACCATACGCTGCTGAAAGCGGATACAACAAAAGCGCAAATCGTGAAGCTGTGCGAAGAGGCAAAACAATACGGCTTCGCTTCCGTTTGCGTCAATCCGACATGGGTGGCTACCGCTGCCGAGTTGTTAAAAGGCACGGACGTAAAAGTATGCACGGTGATCGGCTTTCCGCTCGGAGCGAATACTCCGGAAACGAAAGCGTTTGAAACGAAAAATGCGATTGAAAATGGTGCGACAGAAGTCGATATGGTAATTAACATCGGCGCGCTAAAAGATGGCAACGATGACCTTGTCGAACGTGATATTCGCGCCGTCGTCGAAGCGGCAAAAGGGAAAGCGCTTGTGAAAGTGATTATTGAAACATGCCTGCTTACCGAAGAAGAAAAAGTGCGCGCTTGCCAGCTTGCCGTGAAAGCGGGAGCGGATTATGTGAAAACATCGACAGGCTTTTCAACAGGCGGCGCTACGACAGAAGATGTCGCACTGATGCGGAAAACGGTCGGGCAAAACATCGGCGTGAAAGCTTCTGGCGGCGTTCGTGACATAAAAAGCGCAATGGCAATGGTCGAAGCGGGAGCGACGCGCATCGGGACAAGTTCCGGCGCCGCGATCGTTGCGGGAAAAACGGCCGCTTCCGATTATTAA
- a CDS encoding GatB/YqeY domain-containing protein, whose product MGLLDRLNDDMKQAMKNKEKDKLSVLRMLKAALQNEAIKLGKSQLSEDEELTVLSRELKQRKDSLQEFENAGRTDLVEKAKAEIEIVQLYMPKQLTEEELLEIVKQTIAEVGASSKADMGKVMGAIMPKVKGKADGSLVNKLVQQQLSQ is encoded by the coding sequence ATGGGTCTTCTTGATCGTTTAAATGACGATATGAAGCAGGCGATGAAAAACAAAGAAAAAGATAAACTCTCCGTCCTTCGAATGTTAAAAGCGGCGTTGCAAAACGAGGCGATTAAACTTGGCAAAAGCCAATTATCGGAAGACGAAGAGCTAACCGTTCTTTCTCGCGAATTAAAGCAGCGTAAAGACTCCCTCCAAGAATTCGAAAATGCTGGTCGTACAGACCTTGTTGAAAAAGCAAAGGCGGAAATTGAAATCGTTCAATTATATATGCCAAAGCAATTGACGGAAGAAGAGCTTTTGGAAATTGTCAAGCAGACAATTGCGGAAGTAGGCGCTTCTTCAAAAGCGGATATGGGCAAAGTAATGGGAGCGATCATGCCAAAGGTAAAAGGAAAAGCGGATGGCTCTCTCGTCAACAAGCTTGTTCAACAACAACTTTCACAATAA
- a CDS encoding Na/Pi symporter, translating into MVQLLILFSIYTVIFLTGMFMMKSGLYALSGHRLQQWLLRFTSTPLQGFFTGMVVTALLQSSSAVMVITVGLVSTGYLTFRQSIGVILGSNIGSTITTEIITLDVGDSVIPMLFIGAALVCFGYYRPAYGTGMIVVGLASLFFAMKGFGQLAKPLSSYPIVDEWLQKTNLSPLSGIMIGVILTAIIHSSAATIGIAMGFLNEHILTLPAGIAILLGANIGTCITGLLASVGSAYEAKLTAYTHLWFNVVGVILFSFFIDPLASVAAKLNPSPDVQLAHVSVLFNVICSVAALPFVRWIESAILFFHGKRP; encoded by the coding sequence GTGGTGCAATTGCTTATTTTGTTTTCCATCTATACCGTTATTTTCCTCACCGGCATGTTTATGATGAAGTCAGGACTTTATGCTTTATCAGGCCACCGCTTGCAACAGTGGCTGCTGCGTTTTACCAGTACCCCTTTGCAAGGATTTTTTACCGGGATGGTTGTTACGGCGCTTTTACAAAGCAGCTCCGCGGTGATGGTCATTACCGTCGGGCTCGTCTCTACCGGCTATCTTACCTTCCGGCAATCGATCGGCGTTATTTTAGGAAGCAACATTGGCTCCACGATCACCACCGAAATAATTACTCTTGACGTCGGGGACAGCGTGATTCCGATGCTTTTTATTGGAGCGGCTCTCGTCTGTTTCGGTTATTACCGCCCCGCTTACGGCACTGGCATGATTGTTGTCGGGCTCGCCTCTTTATTTTTCGCGATGAAAGGGTTTGGCCAGCTCGCAAAGCCGCTGTCTTCATATCCGATTGTGGATGAATGGCTGCAAAAAACAAACCTTTCGCCTTTAAGCGGAATCATGATCGGCGTAATCCTCACAGCCATTATTCATTCAAGCGCAGCAACGATCGGCATTGCGATGGGGTTTTTGAATGAACATATTCTCACGCTTCCAGCCGGCATCGCGATTTTGCTTGGCGCGAACATCGGCACATGCATCACCGGCCTTTTGGCAAGCGTCGGTTCGGCGTATGAAGCGAAATTAACCGCTTATACCCATTTATGGTTTAATGTCGTCGGGGTTATTCTTTTTTCCTTTTTTATCGATCCGCTTGCTTCCGTTGCCGCAAAGCTTAATCCTTCCCCAGACGTCCAATTAGCCCATGTCAGCGTGCTATTTAACGTCATTTGCTCCGTCGCTGCGCTGCCTTTTGTCCGGTGGATCGAATCCGCGATATTATTTTTTCATGGCAAACGTCCTTAA
- the dnaK gene encoding molecular chaperone DnaK — MSKIIGIDLGTTNSCVAVLEGGEPKVIPNPEGSRTTPSVVAFKNGERLVGEVAKRQAITNPNTIISIKRHMGTDYKVEIEGKKYTPQEISAIILQYLKSYAEDYLGEPVTRAVITVPAYFNDAQRQATKDAGRIAGLQVERIINEPTAAALAYGLDKEEDQTILVYDLGGGTFDVSILELGDGVFEVKATAGDNHLGGDDFDQVIIDYLVEQFKQEHGIDLSKDKMALQRLKDAAEKAKKELSGVTQTQISLPFISANETGPLHIETTLTRAKFEELSAHLVERTMGPVRQALQDAGLTPADIDKVILVGGSTRIPAVQEAIKRELGKEPHKGVNPDEVVAIGAAIQGGVIAGEVKDVVLLDVTPLSLGIETMGGVFTKLIERNTTIPTSKSQIFTTAADNQTTVDIHVLQGERPMAADNKTLGRFQLTDIPPAPRGVPQIEVTFDIDANGIVHVRAKDLGTNKEQSITIKSSSGLSEEEIQRMIKEAEENAEADRKRKEAAELRNEADHLVFTTEKTLKEVEGKVDEAEVKKAREAKDALKAALEKNDIDDIRKKKEALQEIVQQLSVKLYEQAAKQAQAQQQTGAGDAAKKDDNVVDAEFEEVKDDNK, encoded by the coding sequence ATGAGTAAAATTATCGGGATTGACTTAGGAACAACCAACTCATGCGTCGCTGTCCTTGAGGGCGGTGAGCCAAAAGTAATTCCAAACCCGGAAGGAAGCCGGACAACTCCTTCTGTTGTGGCGTTTAAAAACGGGGAACGTCTAGTCGGGGAAGTCGCGAAACGCCAAGCAATCACAAACCCAAACACGATCATTTCGATTAAACGCCATATGGGAACGGACTATAAAGTAGAGATCGAAGGCAAAAAATATACGCCGCAAGAAATTTCTGCGATTATTTTACAATACTTAAAATCGTATGCGGAAGACTATTTGGGCGAGCCGGTGACAAGAGCGGTTATTACCGTTCCAGCTTACTTTAATGATGCGCAACGTCAAGCAACAAAAGACGCTGGACGTATCGCCGGTTTACAAGTAGAGCGCATCATTAACGAGCCGACAGCCGCTGCGCTTGCGTACGGTTTGGATAAAGAAGAAGATCAAACGATCCTCGTTTATGACTTGGGAGGCGGTACGTTTGACGTATCGATTCTTGAGCTTGGCGACGGCGTGTTTGAAGTAAAAGCGACGGCCGGCGATAACCATCTTGGCGGGGATGACTTCGACCAAGTGATTATCGACTACTTAGTGGAACAATTCAAACAAGAACACGGCATTGATTTATCCAAAGACAAAATGGCGCTGCAACGTCTTAAAGACGCTGCGGAAAAGGCGAAAAAAGAACTTTCTGGCGTAACGCAAACGCAAATTTCGCTGCCGTTTATCAGCGCGAACGAAACAGGGCCGCTGCACATTGAAACAACATTAACAAGAGCGAAATTTGAAGAGCTGTCTGCCCATCTTGTTGAACGGACAATGGGACCGGTCCGCCAGGCGTTGCAAGATGCGGGCTTGACTCCTGCCGATATCGACAAAGTGATCCTTGTCGGCGGTTCGACACGCATTCCGGCTGTGCAGGAAGCGATTAAACGTGAGCTTGGAAAAGAGCCGCATAAAGGGGTTAACCCGGATGAAGTTGTAGCGATTGGCGCGGCGATCCAAGGCGGTGTGATCGCTGGAGAAGTGAAAGATGTTGTTCTGCTTGACGTCACTCCGCTGTCGCTTGGCATTGAAACAATGGGCGGCGTGTTCACAAAATTAATTGAACGCAACACGACGATTCCGACAAGCAAATCGCAAATTTTCACTACCGCGGCGGATAACCAGACGACGGTCGATATTCATGTACTGCAAGGCGAACGTCCGATGGCAGCCGACAACAAAACGCTCGGCCGTTTCCAATTAACCGATATTCCGCCGGCACCGCGCGGCGTACCACAAATCGAAGTAACATTTGATATCGACGCCAACGGTATTGTTCATGTCCGCGCAAAAGATTTAGGGACAAACAAAGAGCAATCGATAACGATAAAATCGTCATCAGGTCTTTCCGAAGAAGAAATCCAGCGCATGATTAAAGAAGCGGAAGAAAATGCCGAAGCGGACAGAAAACGGAAAGAAGCGGCAGAACTCCGCAATGAAGCGGATCACTTAGTGTTCACAACGGAAAAAACGTTGAAAGAAGTGGAAGGAAAAGTAGACGAAGCGGAAGTGAAAAAAGCGCGCGAAGCAAAAGACGCGTTAAAAGCGGCGCTTGAGAAAAACGACATCGATGACATTCGCAAAAAGAAAGAAGCGCTTCAGGAAATCGTGCAGCAGCTTTCCGTTAAGCTGTACGAACAAGCAGCAAAACAAGCGCAAGCCCAACAACAGACGGGAGCCGGCGACGCTGCGAAAAAAGACGATAATGTTGTCGATGCGGAATTCGAAGAAGTGAAAGACGACAACAAATAA
- the prmA gene encoding 50S ribosomal protein L11 methyltransferase: MKWSEISIHTTHEAVEAISNILHEAGAGGVVIEDPYDLTKERDASFGEVYELNPDDYPEEGVIIKAYLPVNSFLGETVEEIKQAINNLLLYDIDIGKNKITISEVNEEEWATAWKKYYNPVKISEKFTIVPTWETYEPVSSDELIIELDPGMAFGTGTHPTTVMCIQALEKYVKPGDTVIDVGTGSGILSIAAAMLGAKAVRALDLDPVAVDSARLNVKLNKVQHIVTVSQNNLLDHIEERANVIVANILAEIILRFADDAYRLLENNGYFITSGIIQAKKQEVKDGLIKAGFTIEETLVMEDWIAFIARKA, encoded by the coding sequence ATGAAATGGTCAGAAATCAGCATTCATACGACGCATGAGGCGGTTGAGGCAATTTCGAATATTTTGCATGAAGCAGGCGCTGGCGGAGTGGTGATCGAGGATCCGTACGATTTAACAAAGGAACGTGATGCATCGTTCGGGGAAGTTTATGAATTAAATCCAGATGATTATCCAGAAGAAGGAGTCATTATTAAGGCGTATTTGCCTGTTAACAGCTTTCTTGGCGAGACGGTGGAAGAGATTAAACAAGCGATTAACAATTTATTATTGTATGATATTGATATTGGCAAAAATAAAATTACGATTAGCGAGGTGAATGAGGAAGAGTGGGCAACCGCGTGGAAAAAATATTATAATCCCGTCAAAATTTCAGAAAAATTTACGATCGTTCCGACATGGGAGACGTATGAACCAGTATCCAGCGATGAGTTAATTATTGAACTGGATCCGGGCATGGCGTTTGGCACAGGGACACATCCGACGACGGTGATGTGCATCCAAGCGCTCGAAAAATATGTGAAGCCAGGGGATACGGTCATTGATGTCGGCACTGGTTCCGGCATTTTGAGTATCGCTGCAGCGATGCTTGGCGCCAAAGCAGTTCGCGCGCTTGATTTAGATCCGGTTGCCGTTGACAGCGCGAGGCTAAATGTCAAATTAAATAAAGTCCAACATATTGTCACCGTTTCGCAAAATAATTTGCTTGACCATATTGAAGAACGAGCAAACGTAATCGTTGCCAATATTTTAGCGGAAATTATATTGCGTTTTGCCGACGATGCTTATCGCCTTCTAGAAAATAACGGATATTTTATTACTTCGGGAATTATCCAGGCGAAAAAGCAAGAGGTAAAAGATGGATTAATAAAAGCGGGATTTACCATTGAGGAAACGCTCGTGATGGAAGACTGGATTGCTTTTATTGCAAGAAAAGCATGA
- the dnaJ gene encoding molecular chaperone DnaJ: MAKRDYYEILGVSKNATKEEIKKAYRKLSKKYHPDINKEPDAAEKFKEIKEAYEVLSDDQKRAHYDQFGHADPNQGFGGFRSDDFDFGGFSGFSGFDDIFSTFFGGGRRRDPNAPRAGADLQYTMTLTFEEAVFGKETDIEIPREETCNTCHGTGAKPGTKKETCSYCHGTGQISTEQSTPFGRIVNRRTCPYCGGTGQYIKERCTTCGGTGRVKRRKKIHVKIPAGIDDGQQLRVAGQGEPGINGGPPGDLYIVFHVEPHEFFERDGDDIYCEIPLTFAQAALGDEIEVPTLHGKVRLKIPAGTQTGTKFRLKGKGVPNVRGYGYGDQHVIVRVVTPTKLTEKQKQLLREFDQLGGSSMHQGPHGRFFEKVKKAFKGES; the protein is encoded by the coding sequence ATGGCGAAACGAGATTATTATGAAATTCTCGGAGTTAGCAAAAACGCGACAAAAGAAGAGATAAAAAAAGCGTATCGGAAACTTTCGAAAAAATATCATCCAGATATTAATAAAGAACCGGATGCGGCAGAAAAGTTCAAAGAAATTAAAGAAGCGTACGAAGTGCTAAGCGATGACCAAAAGCGGGCGCATTACGATCAGTTTGGGCATGCGGATCCGAACCAAGGTTTCGGCGGGTTTCGCAGCGATGATTTTGACTTTGGCGGTTTCAGCGGTTTCAGTGGCTTCGATGATATTTTCAGCACCTTTTTTGGCGGCGGGCGCCGGCGTGATCCAAATGCGCCAAGAGCTGGCGCCGATTTGCAATATACGATGACATTGACGTTTGAAGAGGCGGTATTCGGCAAAGAAACGGATATTGAAATTCCAAGGGAAGAAACATGCAATACTTGCCATGGCACAGGAGCTAAGCCAGGCACGAAAAAAGAAACATGTTCATATTGCCATGGAACAGGGCAAATCAGCACAGAGCAATCGACACCGTTTGGCCGCATCGTCAATCGCCGCACATGCCCATATTGCGGCGGAACCGGGCAATACATTAAGGAAAGATGCACAACATGCGGCGGCACTGGCCGCGTAAAACGGCGGAAAAAAATCCATGTGAAAATTCCGGCTGGAATCGATGATGGTCAGCAATTACGTGTCGCTGGCCAAGGAGAACCGGGCATTAACGGCGGGCCTCCGGGGGATTTATATATCGTTTTCCACGTAGAGCCGCATGAATTTTTTGAGCGCGATGGCGACGACATTTATTGTGAAATCCCGCTTACATTTGCTCAAGCTGCGCTTGGCGACGAAATTGAAGTGCCGACACTTCATGGAAAAGTGAGACTGAAAATACCGGCAGGCACGCAAACAGGCACAAAATTCCGCTTGAAAGGAAAGGGAGTGCCGAATGTCCGCGGCTACGGCTATGGCGACCAGCATGTGATTGTCCGTGTTGTGACACCGACAAAACTGACGGAAAAGCAGAAGCAATTGTTGCGCGAATTTGATCAATTAGGCGGTTCAAGCATGCATCAAGGACCACACGGCCGCTTTTTTGAAAAAGTAAAAAAAGCGTTTAAAGGGGAATCATGA
- the yqfC gene encoding sporulation protein YqfC, with translation MVKKWRQHMRRWLTDKLELPADIIMDLPRITMVGQIHIYVENHRGLLTFSDKELRLLLKQGQLLVRGEQFVIKTILPEEILLEGKISQVIYIDE, from the coding sequence ATGGTGAAAAAATGGCGGCAGCATATGAGAAGATGGCTGACAGACAAATTGGAGCTTCCCGCTGATATTATCATGGACCTTCCCCGCATTACGATGGTTGGGCAAATACATATTTATGTCGAAAATCATCGCGGACTGCTAACATTTAGCGACAAAGAACTCCGCCTGCTTTTAAAGCAAGGACAGCTTCTTGTCCGCGGTGAGCAATTTGTCATAAAAACTATTTTGCCAGAAGAAATTTTGCTCGAAGGAAAAATAAGCCAAGTCATTTAT